From a single Terriglobia bacterium genomic region:
- a CDS encoding FAD-dependent oxidoreductase produces MKRRVFLKKSLAGLGGALFASSRAFGAEQSYDVVVYGATASGVAAAVAAARQGARVALVEPGSHAGGMVSGGLGHTDTGRVETIGGISLEFFKRVGREYNQDVAWDFEPHVAEDVFKTMAREAGVSVVYDTRLREHGAIQRKSGRITSFTTGRGDVFSGQVFIDASYEGDLMAQSGAAFTWGREGREQYDESLAGAREGHEYAGHWFKVPVSAYDSRHGLLPNVNHGARGKAGAADRKIQAYNFRLCLTKDKSNQVPIPRPDNYNPHEYELLARLIEATAKAKKIPPRLEELISISPLPNGKTDINNNGAFSTDYIGRNWDYPNAGYQRRGESWREHAGYTAGFFYFLGHDRGVPSELRSEMLEWGLAKDEFTDTGNWPFQLYVRESRRMVGEYVMVQRDLETEVAKPDAIGMGSYNTDSHNVQRYVDETGNAQNEGDVEAPTIPFQIPYRALAPKRQECGNLLVPVCASASHIGYGALRLEPVYMIMGEAAGVAAAMAAGRKQAVQAVDAGALAKELMKRGAVMEWTNPNHQQLKPVA; encoded by the coding sequence ATGAAGCGGCGGGTCTTCCTGAAGAAATCTTTGGCTGGGCTGGGCGGCGCGCTTTTCGCTTCTTCGCGGGCCTTTGGCGCCGAGCAATCTTATGACGTGGTGGTTTACGGAGCGACGGCATCTGGCGTTGCGGCAGCGGTGGCGGCGGCGCGGCAGGGAGCGCGGGTGGCGCTGGTTGAGCCCGGCAGTCACGCTGGAGGGATGGTTTCCGGCGGGCTGGGGCATACCGACACGGGAAGAGTGGAAACCATCGGCGGCATTTCACTGGAGTTTTTCAAGCGCGTGGGGCGGGAATACAACCAGGACGTCGCCTGGGATTTTGAGCCGCACGTTGCCGAAGATGTTTTCAAAACGATGGCGCGCGAGGCCGGGGTGAGCGTGGTTTATGATACCCGGCTGCGCGAGCACGGCGCCATCCAGAGGAAAAGCGGCCGCATCACCAGCTTCACGACGGGAAGGGGCGATGTTTTCTCCGGCCAGGTTTTTATTGACGCGAGCTATGAAGGCGACCTGATGGCGCAGTCCGGAGCGGCGTTCACCTGGGGGCGCGAGGGCCGGGAGCAGTATGATGAATCCCTCGCCGGAGCGCGCGAGGGGCACGAATACGCCGGGCACTGGTTCAAGGTCCCAGTCTCCGCTTACGATTCGCGCCACGGCCTGCTGCCCAACGTCAATCATGGCGCGCGCGGGAAGGCCGGAGCGGCCGACAGGAAAATTCAGGCGTACAACTTCCGTCTGTGCCTGACCAAGGACAAGAGCAATCAGGTCCCGATTCCCCGGCCGGACAATTACAACCCGCATGAGTACGAACTGCTGGCCCGGTTGATCGAGGCGACAGCGAAGGCGAAGAAAATTCCTCCGCGGCTGGAGGAGCTTATCAGTATTTCGCCGCTGCCCAACGGCAAGACCGACATCAACAACAATGGAGCTTTTTCAACGGACTACATCGGCAGAAACTGGGATTATCCCAACGCCGGTTACCAGCGCCGGGGCGAATCATGGCGCGAACACGCGGGTTATACCGCCGGGTTCTTCTACTTTCTCGGCCACGACCGTGGCGTGCCCAGCGAGTTGCGCAGCGAGATGCTGGAGTGGGGCCTGGCGAAGGATGAATTTACCGACACGGGGAACTGGCCCTTCCAGCTTTATGTGCGGGAATCGCGGCGCATGGTGGGCGAATACGTGATGGTGCAGCGCGATCTTGAGACCGAAGTTGCAAAGCCTGACGCCATCGGAATGGGCTCGTACAATACGGACTCGCACAACGTGCAGCGCTACGTGGATGAGACGGGCAACGCGCAGAACGAGGGCGACGTGGAGGCCCCGACCATCCCGTTCCAGATTCCCTACCGCGCGCTCGCGCCCAAACGCCAGGAGTGTGGCAACCTGCTGGTTCCCGTGTGCGCTTCGGCTTCGCACATCGGCTATGGCGCGCTGCGGCTGGAGCCGGTCTACATGATTATGGGAGAGGCGGCGGGCGTTGCGGCCGCTATGGCGGCTGGCAGGAAGCAGGCGGTGCAGGCGGTTGATGCGGGCGCGCTGGCGAAAGAATTAATGAAGCGCGGAGCCGTTATGGAGTGGACCAATCCGAACCATCAGCAACTGAAACCCGTGGCCTGA
- a CDS encoding metal-dependent hydrolase — translation MLIGHVAVALGAKKAAPKTSFGTLLLAAQLPDLIWPLFLMLGWERVRIVPGITAANPLEFVSYPFTHSLLAVFGWAMLLAGLYLIFKKSQRGALVIWACVMSHWLLDYISHRPDLPLYPGSQLVGLGVWNSISVTLIIEGGIFIIGAMIYSRTTRPRDRIGEYSYKTFIALLVLIYLASLAAPPPPSVDAVEWAGVFCWIFLAWAYWIDDHRAIVTPLPPPPSPSVGLVD, via the coding sequence ATGCTGATCGGTCACGTCGCCGTTGCGCTGGGCGCCAAGAAGGCAGCGCCTAAAACATCGTTTGGCACATTGCTGCTGGCGGCCCAGTTGCCTGACCTCATCTGGCCGCTGTTCCTGATGCTCGGCTGGGAGCGTGTCCGGATTGTCCCCGGCATCACGGCCGCGAATCCGCTGGAGTTCGTCAGCTATCCGTTTACTCACAGCCTGCTGGCCGTTTTCGGCTGGGCGATGCTGCTGGCCGGGCTTTATCTCATCTTCAAAAAGAGCCAGCGCGGCGCCTTGGTCATCTGGGCCTGCGTGATGAGCCACTGGCTGCTGGATTACATCAGCCACCGCCCGGACCTTCCTCTCTATCCCGGCAGCCAGTTGGTCGGCCTGGGAGTGTGGAACTCGATCTCGGTGACGCTCATCATTGAAGGCGGCATCTTCATCATCGGCGCCATGATTTACAGCCGCACCACCCGCCCGCGCGACAGGATCGGCGAGTACAGTTACAAGACCTTTATCGCGCTACTGGTCCTGATTTATCTGGCATCACTCGCCGCCCCGCCTCCGCCCAGCGTGGACGCGGTGGAGTGGGCCGGAGTTTTCTGCTGGATTTTCCTCGCCTGGGCCTATTGGATCGACGACCACCGCGCCATCGTCACGCCCCTTCCGCCGCCTCCCTCGCCATCCGTTGGACTGGTTGATTGA
- a CDS encoding DEAD/DEAH box helicase family protein: MGTATIPKLIINSPYEEPAQHWNYDPKTRTFSLVEGRRPAGYVTATPGAGSFDDPGIFTPLPLVNQIRPRVAAWREKGYAGASGVTKALLEHWRDPEQRDSSRRLFFCQLEAIEILIWLTESPAADRQGIEIPSDGGPFTRLCAKMATGAGKTIAMAMLIAWQVLNKTTYPQDRRFSKHIFVLAPGLTVKNRLQVLELNAKPGNFYDEFTLVPTGMLDRLRQGKILIRNWHTLMPDDPDAGPRVVKKGPESDEAFTRRVLGDIANAQNILVINDEAHHAWRAAPKSTIKGVRKEDIEQATRWIEGLDRIHKTRGIQTCFDFSATPFAPTGKASGEETLFGWIVSDFGLNDAIESGLVKTPQVVVRDDGQLTKEQKSRLYHIYMVPDVKDDLNRNAEEQVPLHDLVNNAYVLLGKDWLETAAKWKDAGRDVPPVMITVANRTETAARVKYAFTHKRIQIDELAEPGGILHIDSKVLEKAEAREEAPEGDDPSLENGNNSNDEESPRKKLSKKDQAELLRLQVDTVGQEGKPGEKIQNVISVGMLSEGWDARTVTHIMGLRAFTSQLLCEQVVGRGLRRTSYEIQADGEFKGLFKPEYVNIFGVPFRFLPHEGGVETVPTPPEPPIPVFADPNRKEYEISWPNIIRIDHEYRTRLDLTLSDVPVLELDALDTATLAEMAPVVEGRPDVTQLTEINLRELAQKRGRWQTIIFRTAQEVYDQMEPTWTGNKEILLAQVVGLVEQFIGSDRIVITPPLFNQDDVRRRIMLMLNMTKVVQHIWQSIRPGNTRALVPQFDREHPIRSTGDMRPWGTRKPCEITKLSHINLCVFDSTWEASEAFELDRNQAVAAWAKNDHLGFEILYTYQGTVRKYRPDFLIRLRNGAMLVLEVKGQDSQENQTKREFLDEWVEAVNGHGGFGRWACDVSRHPMDIPGILEKHDRVM; the protein is encoded by the coding sequence ATGGGAACCGCCACGATCCCGAAACTCATCATCAACTCGCCTTACGAGGAACCGGCGCAGCACTGGAATTACGACCCGAAGACACGCACCTTCAGCCTTGTGGAGGGCCGCAGGCCAGCCGGATACGTGACCGCAACACCCGGCGCTGGCTCATTTGATGATCCTGGTATCTTTACCCCCTTGCCGCTGGTGAACCAGATTCGCCCGCGGGTGGCGGCGTGGCGAGAAAAGGGCTATGCGGGCGCGAGCGGAGTCACCAAGGCGCTGCTCGAACACTGGCGCGACCCGGAACAACGCGACAGCAGCCGGAGGCTGTTTTTCTGCCAGCTTGAGGCTATCGAAATCCTCATCTGGCTGACGGAATCGCCAGCGGCAGACCGGCAGGGGATTGAAATTCCCTCAGATGGCGGGCCATTCACTCGCCTGTGCGCGAAGATGGCAACCGGCGCCGGGAAAACCATCGCCATGGCGATGCTGATTGCATGGCAGGTGCTCAACAAGACGACCTATCCCCAAGACAGGCGCTTTTCGAAGCACATCTTCGTGCTTGCGCCGGGGTTGACCGTTAAAAATAGGCTCCAGGTGCTCGAACTGAACGCCAAGCCGGGCAATTTCTATGATGAGTTCACTCTGGTGCCCACAGGAATGCTGGACCGCCTGAGGCAAGGAAAAATCCTTATACGCAACTGGCACACCTTGATGCCGGACGACCCCGACGCAGGGCCGCGCGTGGTGAAGAAAGGGCCGGAGAGCGACGAGGCCTTTACGCGCCGCGTGCTGGGCGACATCGCGAACGCACAAAACATCCTGGTGATTAACGACGAGGCGCATCACGCCTGGCGCGCGGCCCCGAAATCGACCATCAAGGGCGTTCGCAAGGAAGACATCGAACAAGCGACCAGGTGGATTGAAGGACTCGACCGCATCCACAAGACGCGCGGAATCCAGACTTGCTTTGACTTTTCGGCTACCCCCTTTGCCCCAACCGGGAAGGCCAGCGGGGAAGAAACTCTGTTTGGGTGGATTGTCTCTGATTTCGGCCTGAACGATGCTATTGAATCAGGGCTGGTGAAGACTCCGCAAGTGGTGGTTCGGGATGACGGACAGCTCACCAAGGAGCAAAAATCCCGCCTGTACCACATCTACATGGTCCCGGATGTCAAAGACGATCTGAATCGAAATGCAGAAGAGCAAGTGCCGCTGCACGATCTGGTCAACAATGCGTATGTCCTGCTTGGGAAAGACTGGCTGGAAACTGCCGCCAAGTGGAAAGATGCCGGACGCGACGTGCCGCCGGTAATGATTACGGTGGCGAACCGGACCGAGACGGCGGCACGCGTGAAATATGCCTTCACCCACAAAAGGATTCAGATCGATGAACTGGCCGAGCCTGGCGGGATTCTGCACATCGACTCGAAAGTGCTCGAAAAAGCGGAAGCACGCGAGGAAGCCCCCGAAGGCGATGACCCCAGCCTGGAGAACGGGAACAATTCAAACGATGAAGAGTCACCGCGCAAGAAGCTCTCAAAAAAAGATCAGGCGGAATTGCTCCGCCTGCAGGTCGATACGGTTGGACAGGAGGGCAAACCTGGCGAAAAAATACAGAACGTGATTTCCGTTGGCATGCTGTCTGAGGGATGGGACGCACGGACGGTTACCCACATCATGGGCCTGCGCGCTTTTACGTCACAATTGCTCTGCGAACAGGTTGTGGGCCGGGGACTCCGGCGCACGTCGTATGAGATACAGGCGGACGGCGAATTTAAGGGCTTGTTTAAGCCGGAGTACGTGAACATCTTTGGAGTGCCCTTCCGGTTTCTGCCGCACGAAGGTGGAGTAGAAACGGTGCCCACTCCGCCTGAGCCACCCATTCCTGTCTTTGCCGACCCAAACAGGAAAGAGTATGAGATTTCGTGGCCGAACATCATTCGCATTGACCACGAGTACCGGACCAGGCTTGACTTGACTCTATCAGACGTGCCGGTGCTCGAATTGGATGCACTCGACACCGCCACGCTTGCAGAGATGGCCCCGGTGGTGGAAGGCAGACCGGATGTGACGCAACTTACCGAAATCAACCTGCGGGAATTGGCGCAAAAAAGGGGCCGCTGGCAGACCATCATCTTCAGGACGGCGCAAGAAGTGTACGACCAGATGGAGCCGACATGGACAGGAAACAAGGAAATTTTGCTGGCGCAGGTTGTCGGACTGGTGGAACAGTTTATCGGAAGCGATCGTATTGTGATTACACCGCCTCTGTTCAATCAAGATGATGTGCGCCGCCGAATCATGCTCATGCTCAACATGACCAAGGTTGTGCAGCACATCTGGCAGAGCATCCGCCCTGGAAACACGCGGGCCCTGGTCCCACAGTTTGACCGCGAGCACCCAATCCGATCTACAGGCGATATGCGGCCTTGGGGCACTCGCAAGCCATGCGAGATTACGAAGCTTTCCCACATTAACCTTTGCGTCTTTGACAGCACGTGGGAAGCGAGCGAAGCGTTTGAGCTTGACCGCAACCAAGCGGTAGCAGCATGGGCCAAGAATGATCACCTTGGATTTGAAATTCTATACACGTACCAGGGAACGGTGAGGAAGTACCGGCCTGATTTCCTGATTCGACTTAGGAACGGCGCAATGTTGGTACTGGAAGTGAAAGGGCAGGACTCACAGGAAAACCAGACCAAGCGCGAGTTTCTGGATGAATGGGTAGAGGCGGTCAATGGACACGGCGGCTTTGGCCGGTGGGCATGTGACGTCTCACGGCATCCCATGGACATTCCGGGTATTCTGGAAAAGCACGATCGGGTGATGTGA
- a CDS encoding site-specific DNA-methyltransferase, translating into MPRSNKSRKNNSGKKPIEQYEHKDKKRTNNPPVGLVTPESDPPDPPQKTYAYDPHLDPQLEWAGKAERMSFEVPTVSLHVHERIDPRTIIEAARKNGSSRGALRAPAGGQSPPLQIPMFESPAENPPFREAIDFYKHAHNWSNRLIAGDSLLVMNSLLEKEGMAGQVQMVYIDPPYGIKYGSNFQPFVNKRDVKDGKDEDLTQEPEMIRAFRDTWELGIHSYLSYLRDRLWLAKEMLNESGSCFVQISDENVHLVRDLCDGTFGPSNFVALIAFQKTSGQTAQYLAGTADYLVWYARDHDRLKYRSLHIEKRLGGAGGSMYQFVEMEGGERRRLTSEELRGELSLPSGAKVYRLGDITSQRQGRPSGPGSAMYFPVVIEGEEFFPPGSRGWTTTKEGMERLKLAGRLVAQGSRLAYVRYLDDFPAFELGTVWTDTAGTQDRIYVVQTSTEVAKRALLMTTDPGDLVFDPTCGSGTTAYVAEQWGRRWITCDTSRVAVTLAKQRLMTAIYDYYELAHPEEGVGSGFKYKTVPHVTLKSIANNEPPAQETLYDQPFVDKGRARVSGPFTVEAVPAPTVKSIGEIASVGAGLALPSEGAASRAPTADTRLALPSEGAASRAPTADTGLALPSEGAASRAPTADGEARDAMSRGETAGAGQAPPLRDIARSGETLRQSEWRDVLLKGGVRGKGGQKIEFSRVEPLGGTRWLHADAETKGVKAERVLVSFGPEYAPLEQRQVELAWEEARQLSPRPAILLFVYSDIDPEAGKDIAELTPAKTGMTFLAAKIDADVWTKDLKKKARVSPSVWLVGQPDVELRPVSVGAGLALPSAGSSRHVKNGDVKSPLRYVVEVCGFDYFNTKTGTIESGDTSKIAMWLLDTDYDGRSLYPRQVFFPMADEDEGWARLAKNLKAEIDPDLIQAYRGTVSLPFEPGQHKRIAVKIVDDRGIESLRIVEVK; encoded by the coding sequence ATGCCGCGTTCTAATAAATCAAGAAAAAATAATTCAGGCAAGAAACCCATCGAGCAATATGAACACAAGGACAAGAAACGGACGAATAATCCCCCTGTGGGCCTAGTAACGCCCGAGTCTGACCCACCCGACCCGCCACAGAAAACCTACGCCTATGATCCCCACCTTGACCCGCAACTGGAGTGGGCGGGCAAAGCCGAGCGGATGTCGTTCGAGGTCCCTACTGTTTCACTCCACGTCCACGAGCGGATTGACCCTCGCACCATCATCGAGGCAGCGCGCAAGAACGGTTCCAGTAGGGGAGCGCTGCGCGCTCCCGCGGGAGGGCAGAGCCCTCCCCTACAAATTCCGATGTTCGAATCGCCCGCCGAAAACCCGCCGTTTCGCGAAGCCATTGATTTCTACAAGCACGCGCACAACTGGTCAAACCGGCTGATTGCCGGGGATTCGCTGCTGGTGATGAATTCGCTTCTCGAAAAGGAAGGGATGGCCGGGCAGGTGCAGATGGTCTATATTGACCCGCCTTACGGCATCAAGTACGGCTCGAACTTCCAGCCCTTCGTCAACAAGCGCGACGTGAAGGACGGCAAGGACGAGGACCTGACGCAAGAGCCTGAGATGATCCGGGCCTTCCGCGACACCTGGGAGCTTGGGATTCATTCTTACTTGAGCTACCTGCGCGACCGGCTGTGGCTCGCAAAGGAAATGCTCAATGAAAGCGGCTCGTGCTTTGTGCAGATTAGCGATGAGAATGTCCACTTGGTACGCGATCTGTGCGACGGCACCTTTGGTCCCAGCAATTTTGTGGCACTGATAGCGTTCCAGAAGACTTCAGGGCAGACCGCGCAGTACCTGGCTGGCACTGCTGATTATCTGGTCTGGTACGCACGCGACCACGACAGGCTCAAATATCGTTCACTGCACATCGAGAAGCGGCTCGGTGGTGCGGGTGGTTCTATGTATCAATTCGTCGAAATGGAGGGCGGCGAGAGACGACGCTTAACATCGGAAGAGCTACGCGGTGAACTGTCGCTCCCCTCGGGAGCCAAGGTATATCGCCTTGGGGATATAACTTCGCAACGACAGGGGCGGCCATCAGGGCCGGGATCTGCAATGTATTTTCCCGTCGTGATTGAGGGAGAAGAATTTTTTCCACCGGGTTCCCGGGGCTGGACGACAACCAAGGAAGGGATGGAGCGCCTAAAGCTCGCTGGGCGATTGGTCGCCCAAGGGAGCCGCCTGGCATACGTCCGATATCTGGACGACTTTCCAGCGTTTGAATTGGGGACGGTTTGGACCGACACGGCGGGCACTCAAGACCGCATCTATGTCGTCCAGACTAGCACGGAAGTGGCCAAGCGAGCTCTTCTTATGACCACCGATCCCGGCGATCTGGTTTTTGACCCCACGTGCGGTTCAGGAACAACGGCTTACGTGGCCGAGCAATGGGGGCGGCGCTGGATAACGTGCGACACGTCGCGGGTGGCGGTCACGCTGGCCAAGCAACGCTTGATGACCGCGATTTACGACTACTATGAACTGGCACACCCGGAAGAAGGCGTGGGCAGCGGCTTCAAATACAAGACCGTGCCGCATGTGACGCTGAAATCCATTGCCAACAACGAACCGCCCGCGCAGGAGACTTTGTACGACCAGCCGTTTGTTGACAAGGGCCGGGCGCGCGTTTCCGGCCCGTTTACGGTCGAGGCTGTGCCCGCGCCCACGGTGAAATCGATTGGCGAAATCGCTTCCGTAGGGGCAGGGCTTGCCCTGCCCTCGGAGGGCGCAGCAAGCCGCGCCCCTACAGCAGACACCCGCCTTGCCCTGCCCTCGGAGGGCGCAGCGAGCCGCGCCCCTACAGCGGACACCGGCCTTGCCCTGCCCTCGGAGGGCGCAGCGAGCCGCGCCCCTACGGCAGATGGCGAGGCTCGCGATGCAATGTCACGCGGTGAGACCGCGGGGGCGGGGCAAGCCCCGCCCCTACGGGATATCGCCCGTTCGGGCGAAACGCTGCGCCAGAGCGAATGGCGAGACGTGCTCTTGAAAGGCGGGGTACGCGGCAAGGGCGGGCAAAAGATCGAATTTTCCCGCGTCGAGCCGCTTGGGGGCACGCGATGGCTCCATGCCGACGCAGAAACCAAGGGCGTGAAGGCCGAACGGGTGCTGGTCTCTTTTGGCCCGGAATATGCGCCGCTCGAACAGCGGCAGGTGGAACTTGCCTGGGAAGAGGCGCGCCAATTATCGCCGCGACCGGCCATCCTGCTTTTCGTCTACAGCGACATTGACCCGGAAGCCGGCAAAGACATTGCGGAACTCACGCCGGCGAAAACCGGAATGACTTTCCTTGCGGCGAAGATCGACGCCGATGTCTGGACCAAAGACCTCAAGAAGAAAGCCCGGGTCTCGCCCTCGGTGTGGCTGGTGGGCCAGCCGGACGTGGAATTGCGGCCAGTTTCCGTAGGGGCTGGGCTTGCCCTGCCCTCGGCGGGTTCATCCCGCCACGTGAAGAATGGCGACGTAAAGTCGCCGCTACGTTACGTCGTGGAAGTTTGCGGGTTCGATTATTTCAACACCAAGACCGGCACAATCGAATCGGGCGATACGTCCAAAATTGCGATGTGGCTTCTTGATACCGACTATGACGGCAGAAGCCTTTATCCCCGGCAGGTTTTCTTCCCCATGGCCGATGAAGATGAAGGCTGGGCGCGGCTGGCCAAGAACCTGAAAGCCGAAATTGACCCGGACCTGATCCAGGCGTATCGCGGCACAGTGTCTCTGCCGTTCGAGCCGGGCCAGCACAAGCGTATCGCGGTCAAGATCGTGGATGACCGTGGAATTGAGAGCCTGAGAATCGTGGAGGTGAAGTAA
- a CDS encoding transglutaminase-like domain-containing protein, which yields MIQIDPIRQFEAMTDCPDEQIDLAEAALAIAATEYPGLDSAPWLEELDRLAARVQADPTFSALANIAAINAVLFEEEEFTGNAKEYDDPRNSYLNDVLERKKGIPITLSLVYTEVARRKGVPLAGVGFPGHFLVKHPGPPADILVDPFHRGTILSVSDCAALLREHFGPEAELKPEFFAASTKKQILARMLNNLKGTYYRRCDYGKVLTMIELSLATREDVLSNIRDRGMVYVAMRRYSDALRELKVYLKLAEGEDPEVQEVLQMVGRLKGMMN from the coding sequence TTGATTCAAATCGACCCCATTCGGCAATTTGAGGCCATGACGGACTGCCCCGATGAGCAGATTGACCTGGCAGAGGCGGCCCTGGCCATTGCCGCCACCGAATATCCCGGACTCGACTCGGCGCCGTGGCTCGAGGAACTCGATCGGCTGGCCGCCCGCGTGCAGGCCGATCCCACATTTTCTGCCCTGGCCAATATCGCCGCCATTAACGCCGTGCTGTTTGAGGAAGAAGAATTCACCGGCAACGCAAAGGAATACGACGATCCGCGCAACAGCTATTTGAATGATGTGCTGGAACGCAAGAAGGGAATCCCCATCACCCTCTCGCTGGTTTATACGGAGGTTGCGCGGCGAAAGGGAGTGCCTCTGGCCGGGGTAGGATTTCCCGGCCACTTTCTGGTGAAGCATCCGGGGCCGCCGGCGGACATCCTGGTTGACCCTTTCCACCGCGGGACCATCTTGTCCGTTTCTGACTGCGCGGCGCTGCTCAGGGAGCACTTCGGGCCCGAGGCCGAGCTTAAGCCGGAATTCTTTGCCGCCTCCACCAAGAAACAGATCCTGGCCCGCATGCTCAACAATCTGAAAGGAACGTACTATCGCCGCTGCGATTATGGCAAGGTCCTCACCATGATCGAGCTTTCTCTCGCCACCCGCGAGGACGTCCTCAGCAACATCCGCGACCGCGGAATGGTCTATGTCGCCATGCGCCGGTATTCCGACGCCCTCAGAGAATTGAAGGTCTATCTGAAGCTGGCGGAAGGCGAAGATCCCGAAGTCCAGGAAGTCCTGCAGATGGTCGGCCGCCTGAAGGGCATGATGAATTGA
- a CDS encoding class I SAM-dependent methyltransferase: MNRIHRWLCRSARWKKVLEATVLPSVVKDADLGDNLLEVGPGPGLTTDWLRRRIGQLTAVEIDRRLARSLAIRMRGANVRVVRADGAALPFRDNSFSGAVAFTMFHHVPSVELQNRLFQEVCRVVRPGGMFAGVDSTDSWMMRLLHISDTLVPVDPLTLPARLQSAGFTKVSINTDQRGFRFSAICP; this comes from the coding sequence ATGAATCGAATCCACCGCTGGCTTTGCCGGTCCGCCCGATGGAAGAAGGTGCTGGAAGCGACGGTCCTTCCCTCCGTGGTAAAGGACGCCGATCTCGGCGACAACCTGCTGGAAGTTGGTCCCGGCCCCGGCCTCACCACCGACTGGCTGCGCCGGCGGATTGGTCAACTCACCGCCGTTGAAATTGACCGCCGGCTGGCGCGCTCGCTGGCCATCCGGATGCGCGGCGCCAACGTGCGCGTCGTGCGGGCTGACGGCGCCGCCTTGCCGTTCCGGGACAACTCCTTTTCCGGGGCTGTGGCCTTCACCATGTTCCACCACGTCCCCTCCGTCGAGCTCCAGAACCGGCTCTTCCAGGAGGTCTGCCGCGTCGTCCGGCCTGGCGGCATGTTTGCCGGCGTGGACAGCACGGATAGCTGGATGATGCGCCTGCTCCATATCTCCGACACCCTGGTTCCTGTTGACCCTTTGACGCTGCCCGCACGCCTCCAGTCCGCCGGGTTCACAAAGGTCTCCATCAATACCGATCAGAGAGGATTCCGCTTTTCTGCGATTTGCCCATGA
- a CDS encoding O-methyltransferase yields the protein MPGILELPVESYIDSLLPARDAVLRKMESYAAEHKVPIVGPACARVLHQLALMVGARRVFEMGSAIGYSTLWLARAVGPRGKVFYTDGDPANAERARAWLREAGVLGRVEILVGDALRSLKATPGHFDLIFNDVSKTQYPEVFKLAVPRVRAGGLFITDNVLWFGRAAQAAAVDDAETRAIQRFNRLIYKSKDLLTTIVPLRDGMAVCLKER from the coding sequence ATGCCAGGAATTCTTGAATTGCCAGTGGAGAGCTACATCGATTCGCTGCTGCCGGCGCGGGATGCCGTGCTGCGGAAGATGGAGTCTTACGCCGCGGAGCACAAAGTTCCGATTGTCGGGCCGGCGTGCGCCCGCGTGCTGCACCAGCTCGCGCTGATGGTCGGCGCGCGGCGGGTGTTTGAGATGGGCTCGGCCATCGGATATTCAACGCTGTGGCTGGCGCGGGCCGTAGGGCCCCGCGGGAAAGTTTTCTACACGGACGGCGACCCGGCAAATGCCGAGCGCGCGCGGGCCTGGCTGCGCGAAGCTGGAGTGCTGGGCCGCGTCGAAATCCTGGTGGGCGACGCGCTTCGATCGCTGAAAGCGACGCCGGGACATTTTGATCTGATTTTCAATGATGTCTCGAAGACGCAATATCCTGAAGTCTTCAAGCTGGCGGTCCCCAGGGTGCGCGCGGGAGGATTGTTCATCACCGACAACGTGCTGTGGTTTGGAAGAGCGGCGCAGGCTGCAGCCGTGGACGATGCGGAAACACGCGCCATCCAGAGATTCAACCGGCTGATTTACAAATCCAAGGACCTGCTGACCACGATTGTTCCGCTGCGCGATGGAATGGCCGTGTGCCTGAAAGAGCGGTGA